Proteins encoded by one window of Dioscorea cayenensis subsp. rotundata cultivar TDr96_F1 chromosome 6, TDr96_F1_v2_PseudoChromosome.rev07_lg8_w22 25.fasta, whole genome shotgun sequence:
- the LOC120263044 gene encoding zinc finger protein GAI-ASSOCIATED FACTOR 1-like: MSNITGGSFSSSGNIINGDQDDDQQHPKTLINNGTSSSQQSQQTPPPAPPPPSPAVKKKRNLPGTPDPTAEVIALSPTTLMATNRFVCEICNKGFQRDQNLQLHRRGHNLPWKLRQRTSTEIKKRVYICPEVTCVHHNPNRALGDLTGIKKHFCRKHGEKKWKCDKCSKKYAVQSDWKAHSKTCGTKEYKCDCGTIFSRRDSFITHRAFCDALTEENNNNNNKGLLVPLPLQIPIPTENANNNTNKKQHHHATLMAEFSPDLKNHLMSMPLIKPLTMAAAGPSSMIFSPHTDSSPPSSASLQLGGSHSSAHMSATVLLQKAAQMGAMAASENIIRSPPPHMLQNRSSSGMGMAGMAGLDMRNLGVFHDQTNMKAGGEGGHRAVVLWW; this comes from the exons ATGTCAAACATAACAGGAGGAAGCTTCTCATCATCAGGGAACATTATTAATGGAGATCAAGATGATGATCAACAACACCCAAAAACACTCATCAATAATGGAACTTCATCTTCCCAACAGAGTCAACAGACTCCTCCTCCGGCTCCACCGCCACCATCGCCGGCGgtcaagaagaaaagaaacctCCCAGGAACTCCAG ATCCAACGGCGGAGGTGATAGCATTATCACCGACAACACTAATGGCAACAAACCGGTTTGTGTGCGAGATATGCAACAAAGGGTTTCAACGAGACCAGAACTTACAACTACACCGGCGAGGTCACAACCTGCCATGGAAGTTGAGGCAAAGAACAAGCACTGAGATAAAGAAAAGAGTGTATATATGCCCAGAAGTGACATGTGTGCACCATAACCCTAATAGAGCTCTAGGGGACTTGACAGGGATCAAGAAACACTTTTGTAGGAAACATGGAGAGAAGAAATGGAAGTGTGATAAGTGTTCAAAGAAGTATGCTGTGCAGTCTGATTGGAAAGCTCATTCTAAGACTTGTGGCACTAAAGAGTATAAGTGTGATTGTGGCACCATTTTCTCAAG GAGAGACAGCTTCATCACTCACAGAGCTTTCTGTGATGCCCTAACAGaagagaacaacaacaacaacaacaaaggctTACTAGTACCACTACCACTACAAATACCAATACCAACAGAGAATGCTAATAACAATACTAATAAGAAGCAGCATCATCATGCAACATTAATGGCAGAATTCTCTCCAGACTTGAAGAACCACTTAATGTCAATGCCACTGATCAAGCCTCTAACCATGGCAGCAGCAGGACCAAGCTCCATGATCTTCAGTCCTCATACAGACTCATCACCACCGTCTTCGGCTTCATTACAGCTCGGCGGAAGTCACTCATCGGCGCACATGTCGGCGACAGTGCTGCTGCAAAAAGCAGCACAAATGGGAGCAATGGCAGCAAGTGAGAACATTATAAGATCACCACCACCACATATGTTGCAGAATAGATCATCATCAGGAATGGGTATGGCAGGAATGGCAGGACTTGATATGAGAAATTTGGGTGTGTTTCATGACCAAACCAATATGAAAGCTGGTGGTGAAGGTGGTCATAGGGCAGTTGTTTTATGGTggtaa